Proteins encoded in a region of the Pseudomonas sp. PDNC002 genome:
- a CDS encoding MurR/RpiR family transcriptional regulator: protein MDKPQIDKHIESSFPSLSPTLQRAARFVLDHPNEIALESMRTVAAKAKLQPASMLRLARQLGFDSYEDFRQIYRGWLTERDSPFSRRADALRKRSHDDQNTGLIAEMLHTELGNLEETFSAERHEQILAAHALLTHAKHIYVVGLRSLFPAAYYFSYVCGMFLNNTTLLSGIGGSFADELRRIGPDDALVAFSYHPYAQDALRAVQFSRERGAQVVAITDSPVSPIAAPSDVLIVVRNSTPSLFPSVVPALAVSQTLAGLLVANSNEDSLREIANSEAQLKSFQVYIDKA, encoded by the coding sequence ATGGACAAGCCCCAGATCGACAAGCATATCGAGAGCAGTTTTCCGAGCCTTTCACCCACCCTGCAACGCGCCGCGCGCTTCGTCCTCGATCACCCCAACGAGATCGCGCTGGAGTCGATGCGCACCGTCGCCGCCAAGGCCAAGCTGCAGCCGGCCTCGATGCTGCGCCTGGCGCGGCAGCTGGGCTTCGACAGCTACGAGGATTTCCGGCAGATCTATCGTGGCTGGCTGACCGAGCGTGACTCGCCGTTTTCGCGGCGTGCCGACGCGCTGCGCAAGCGTTCCCACGATGACCAGAACACCGGCCTGATCGCCGAGATGTTGCACACCGAACTGGGCAACCTGGAGGAAACCTTCAGCGCCGAGCGCCACGAGCAGATACTCGCCGCCCATGCCTTGCTTACCCATGCCAAGCACATCTACGTGGTCGGCCTGCGCAGCCTGTTCCCGGCGGCGTATTACTTCAGCTACGTGTGCGGCATGTTCCTCAACAACACCACGCTGCTCAGCGGTATTGGCGGATCGTTTGCCGATGAACTGCGGCGCATCGGCCCGGACGACGCGTTGGTCGCCTTCAGCTACCACCCCTATGCCCAGGATGCGTTGCGCGCGGTGCAGTTCTCCCGCGAACGCGGTGCGCAGGTGGTGGCGATCACCGACAGCCCGGTGTCGCCTATCGCCGCGCCGTCCGACGTGCTGATCGTGGTGCGCAACTCGACACCGTCGCTGTTTCCTTCGGTGGTGCCGGCGCTGGCGGTGTCGCAGACCCTGGCCGGACTGCTGGTGGCCAACAGCAACGAAGACAGCCTGCGCGAGATCGCCAACAGCGAGGCGCAGCTCAAGAGCTTTCAGGTCTACATCGACAAGGCGTGA